The following coding sequences lie in one Musa acuminata AAA Group cultivar baxijiao chromosome BXJ1-8, Cavendish_Baxijiao_AAA, whole genome shotgun sequence genomic window:
- the LOC135587928 gene encoding probable tocopherol cyclase, chloroplastic isoform X1, whose translation MEVASSAALTRLSAFPTASAAPNRRHVNPLTAGLVPFSTHLPSLARGLGCRAVSRDLAPVPAASDGEEKTPVSAAPVYTPTPPNRELRTPHSGYHFDGTTRLFFEGWYFKVSIPECRQSFCYMYSVENPAFPNGMGLLDNAVHGPRFTGVGAQILGPDDKYICQFTKDSKNFWGSRHELMLGNTFVVGKGSTPPFEEIQPQDFRKCVSEGFQVTPLWHQGFIRDDGRSNYVQTVKTARWEYSTRPVYGWGDVKSKQKSTAGWLAAFPVFEPHWQICMAGGLSTGWIEWDGERFEFENAPSYSEKNWGAGFPRKWFWVQCNVFEGASGEVALTAAGGLRKLPGLIDNYENAALIGVHYGGSFYEFVPWTGTISWDIAQWGFWHMSAENDTHVIELEATAGEHGTPLRAPTTEAGFVTACKDTCFGDLRLQLWERRNGDGGKGKMILDVSSNMAALEVGGGPWFSGWKGSTSSLEVVRRVLRVPIDVESFFPLPIFKPAGL comes from the exons ATGGAGGTCGCCTCATCTGCCGCTCTGACCCGCCTGAGTGCCTTCCCCACCGCTTCCGCTGCCCCGAATCGGAGGCATGTTAATCCGTTGACGGCTGGGCTGGTGCCCTTTTCCACCCATCTGCCCTCGCTGGCCCGAGGGCTTGGGTGCCGGGCCGTGTCCCGAGACCTGGCGCCGGTTCCGGCAGCGTCGGATGGAGAAGAGAAGACGCCGGTCTCGGCTGCGCCTGTTTACACGCCCACTCCACCTAACAGGGAACTTAGGACTCCCCATAGCGG GTATCATTTTGACGGGACTACACGGTTGTTTTTCGAAGGATGGTATTTCAAGGTATCGATCCCTGAGTGTAGGCAAAGCTTCTGCTACATGTACTCGGTGGAGAATCCTGCATTCCCAAATGGAATGGGATTGTTGGATAATGCAGTGCATGGGCCTCGCTTTACTGGGGTTGGAGCTCAGATTCTTGGTCCCGATGATAAGTATATATGTCAATTTACAAAAGATTCAAAGAATTTTTGGGGAA GTAGGCATGAACTTATGCTGGGAAACACCTTTGTAGTTGGGAAAGGTTCAACTCCTCCATTTGAGGAGATTCAACCTCAG GACTTCCGTAAATGTGTTTCAGAAGGTTTCCAAGTCACTCCCCTTTGGCATCAGGGTTTCATACGTGATGATGGAAG GTCGAATTATGTGCAAACTGTGAAAACAGCACGCTGGGAGTACAGCACCCGTCCAGTTTATGGCTGGGGTGATGTCAAATCAAAGCAGAAATCAACAGCAGGCTGGCTTGCAGCATTTCCTGTGTTTGAACCTCATTGGCAAATATGCATGGCAGGTGGTCTGTCAACAG GTTGGATAGAGTGGGATGGAGAACGTTTTGAATTCGAAAATGCCCCATCCTATTCAGAGAAAAACTGGGGTGCTGGATTTCCAAGAAAATGGTTTTGG GTGCAATGTAATGTCTTCGAAGGTGCATCAGGAGAGGTTGCTTTAACTGCAGCTGGAGGCTTGAGGAAGTTGCCTGGTTTGATTGATAACTATGAAAATGCTGCCCTG ATTGGAGTCCACTATGGAGgatctttctatgaatttgtGCCCTGGACTGGAACTATAAGCTGGGATATAGCTCAGTGGGGCTTTTGGCATATGTCTGCAGAAAATGACACACATGTG ATTGAGCTAGAGGCTACAGCTGGAGAGCACGGAACTCCTTTGCGAGCCCCAACAACAGAAGCTGGATTTGTGACGGCCTGTAAAGATACGTGTTTCGGTGATCTTAGACTACAACTATGGGAACGCAGAAATGGCGACGGTGGCAAGGGCAAG ATGATCCTCGACGTTAGCAGCAACATGGCAGCCCTGGAGGTCGGTGGGGGGCCATGGTTTTCGGGTTGGAAAGGGTCGACATCCTCGCTGGAGGTCGTGAGGCGTGTGCTTCGAGTCCCCATCGATGTGGAGAGCTTCTTCCCTCTTCCAATCTTCAAGCCGGCTGGCCTGTAG
- the LOC135587928 gene encoding probable tocopherol cyclase, chloroplastic isoform X2 codes for MEKRRRRSRLRLFTRPLHLTGNLGLPIAGIILTGLHGCFSKDGISRYRSLSVGKASATCTRWRILHSQMEWDCWIMQCMGLALLGLELRFLVPMISIYVNLQKIQRIFGEDFRKCVSEGFQVTPLWHQGFIRDDGRSNYVQTVKTARWEYSTRPVYGWGDVKSKQKSTAGWLAAFPVFEPHWQICMAGGLSTGWIEWDGERFEFENAPSYSEKNWGAGFPRKWFWVQCNVFEGASGEVALTAAGGLRKLPGLIDNYENAALIGVHYGGSFYEFVPWTGTISWDIAQWGFWHMSAENDTHVIELEATAGEHGTPLRAPTTEAGFVTACKDTCFGDLRLQLWERRNGDGGKGKMILDVSSNMAALEVGGGPWFSGWKGSTSSLEVVRRVLRVPIDVESFFPLPIFKPAGL; via the exons ATGGAGAAGAGAAGACGCCGGTCTCGGCTGCGCCTGTTTACACGCCCACTCCACCTAACAGGGAACTTAGGACTCCCCATAGCGG GTATCATTTTGACGGGACTACACGGTTGTTTTTCGAAGGATGGTATTTCAAGGTATCGATCCCTGAGTGTAGGCAAAGCTTCTGCTACATGTACTCGGTGGAGAATCCTGCATTCCCAAATGGAATGGGATTGTTGGATAATGCAGTGCATGGGCCTCGCTTTACTGGGGTTGGAGCTCAGATTCTTGGTCCCGATGATAAGTATATATGTCAATTTACAAAAGATTCAAAGAATTTTTGGGGAA GACTTCCGTAAATGTGTTTCAGAAGGTTTCCAAGTCACTCCCCTTTGGCATCAGGGTTTCATACGTGATGATGGAAG GTCGAATTATGTGCAAACTGTGAAAACAGCACGCTGGGAGTACAGCACCCGTCCAGTTTATGGCTGGGGTGATGTCAAATCAAAGCAGAAATCAACAGCAGGCTGGCTTGCAGCATTTCCTGTGTTTGAACCTCATTGGCAAATATGCATGGCAGGTGGTCTGTCAACAG GTTGGATAGAGTGGGATGGAGAACGTTTTGAATTCGAAAATGCCCCATCCTATTCAGAGAAAAACTGGGGTGCTGGATTTCCAAGAAAATGGTTTTGG GTGCAATGTAATGTCTTCGAAGGTGCATCAGGAGAGGTTGCTTTAACTGCAGCTGGAGGCTTGAGGAAGTTGCCTGGTTTGATTGATAACTATGAAAATGCTGCCCTG ATTGGAGTCCACTATGGAGgatctttctatgaatttgtGCCCTGGACTGGAACTATAAGCTGGGATATAGCTCAGTGGGGCTTTTGGCATATGTCTGCAGAAAATGACACACATGTG ATTGAGCTAGAGGCTACAGCTGGAGAGCACGGAACTCCTTTGCGAGCCCCAACAACAGAAGCTGGATTTGTGACGGCCTGTAAAGATACGTGTTTCGGTGATCTTAGACTACAACTATGGGAACGCAGAAATGGCGACGGTGGCAAGGGCAAG ATGATCCTCGACGTTAGCAGCAACATGGCAGCCCTGGAGGTCGGTGGGGGGCCATGGTTTTCGGGTTGGAAAGGGTCGACATCCTCGCTGGAGGTCGTGAGGCGTGTGCTTCGAGTCCCCATCGATGTGGAGAGCTTCTTCCCTCTTCCAATCTTCAAGCCGGCTGGCCTGTAG